In a genomic window of Ignisphaera sp.:
- a CDS encoding carbon monoxide dehydrogenase beta subunit family protein — MALEYWLKGDIPPGPIKATLVMDPSKAVEIIRKFVGQQVILIGSNIEEIEKAVGDVITHVIEMAKALKSPIITSSSYVVKKLDDNGFREYKILPPLEAIQKISKGLIPCRLAIFIGFRYAYGWLLLNSIKHYKPEIQTLSLDPYAQPNATWTLPSLPLTIWYKNLNQLIENIKSVAQK, encoded by the coding sequence ATGGCACTTGAGTATTGGCTTAAAGGAGACATACCACCTGGTCCAATAAAAGCTACATTAGTAATGGATCCCTCTAAAGCAGTTGAAATAATTAGGAAATTCGTGGGTCAACAAGTAATATTGATAGGATCTAACATAGAGGAAATAGAGAAAGCTGTTGGAGACGTCATCACACATGTAATTGAAATGGCAAAAGCATTGAAAAGCCCCATCATAACATCAAGCTCTTATGTTGTTAAAAAACTTGATGATAATGGATTCAGAGAATACAAAATCCTACCTCCTCTAGAAGCCATACAAAAAATATCTAAAGGTCTAATACCATGCAGATTAGCAATTTTCATAGGCTTTAGATATGCCTATGGCTGGCTACTTCTAAACTCCATAAAACACTACAAACCAGAAATCCAAACACTATCTCTAGATCCATATGCACAACCAAATGCCACATGGACATTGCCTTCACTACCACTTACAATATGGTACAAAAACTTAAATCAACTTATTGAAAACATTAAATCTGTTGCGCAGAAATAA